One Thauera sp. K11 DNA window includes the following coding sequences:
- a CDS encoding electron transfer flavoprotein subunit alpha/FixB family protein — translation MLLVIAEHDNQSLKAATLNTVGAAAKIGGEIHVLVAGSGCGAVAGAAAKIAGVARVRVADAPHYEAQAAENVAELVKGLAGGYSHVLAPATSSGKNVLPRVAALLDVAQISDVVGVESADTFVRPIYAGNALATVQSADAVKVVTVRTTAFEAVSGDGGAAPIEAVAAGADLGLAQFVGREITKSARPELGAAKIIVSGGRGVGSSENYHALLEPLADRLGAALGASRAAVDAGYVPNDYQVGQTGKIVAPQLYIAVGISGAIQHLAGMKDSKVIVAINKDPEAPIFQVADYGLVGDLFQVVPELTAAVG, via the coding sequence ATGCTCCTGGTGATTGCGGAACATGACAATCAGTCGCTCAAGGCGGCGACGCTGAACACGGTGGGCGCGGCGGCGAAGATCGGCGGCGAGATCCACGTGCTGGTGGCCGGTTCGGGCTGCGGCGCGGTGGCCGGGGCGGCGGCGAAGATCGCCGGCGTGGCCAGGGTGCGGGTGGCCGATGCGCCGCACTACGAGGCGCAGGCGGCGGAGAACGTGGCCGAACTGGTGAAGGGGCTGGCGGGCGGCTACAGCCACGTGCTGGCGCCGGCCACGTCGTCGGGCAAGAACGTGCTGCCGCGGGTGGCGGCGCTGCTGGACGTGGCGCAGATCTCGGACGTCGTCGGGGTGGAATCGGCCGACACCTTCGTGCGGCCGATCTACGCGGGCAACGCGCTCGCCACGGTGCAGAGCGCCGATGCGGTGAAGGTCGTGACGGTGCGCACGACCGCGTTCGAGGCGGTGAGCGGGGACGGCGGAGCGGCGCCGATCGAGGCGGTGGCGGCGGGCGCCGACCTGGGGCTGGCGCAGTTCGTGGGGCGCGAGATCACGAAGAGCGCGCGTCCCGAGCTGGGCGCGGCGAAGATCATCGTGTCGGGCGGGCGCGGGGTGGGCAGCAGCGAGAACTACCACGCGCTGCTCGAACCGCTGGCCGACAGGCTGGGTGCGGCGCTGGGCGCCAGCCGCGCGGCGGTGGATGCGGGCTACGTGCCCAACGACTACCAGGTGGGGCAGACGGGCAAGATCGTGGCGCCGCAGCTCTACATCGCGGTGGGCATCTCGGGGGCGATCCAGCACCTGGCTGGGATGAAGGACAGCAAGGTGATCGTGGCGATCAACAAGGACCCGGAGGCACCGATCTTCCAGGTGGCCGACTACGGCCTGGTGGGCGATCTGTTCCAGGTGGTGCCCGAACTCACCGCGGCCGTGGGCTGA
- a CDS encoding multidrug effflux MFS transporter, with product MSPPFVILILSLLLGLQPLTTDLYLPALPALTKSFGTVPAQAQLTLTALLLAFGLSQLVWGPVSDLVGRRKVLLAGLAGYTVAAVGSTLAASIEALVLWRTVQGACMGAGTVCARAIVRDLYAPEAGARAMSKGLSGLGVVACISPPLGGLVAELFGWRTALMLLALFGGATLFVVARRFEETLRERRPAALRPAVLAGTARQILGNGTFWAFALLCTSSFGGLFCFLASSSFIFIGLFGFSSTAYGMVLLSLSACYIAGTMLCRRLLVRIGVTRAVRVGGLLSLSGGGLMAALLVAGVNDPWAVMAPAWLYMLGHGIHQPCGQSGAVGPFPQAAGTASALAGFLMMAVAFASGGWVGAHMDGTASPLIEGMAFWSVSVALVAWVLVRRVGPRHEPAAPSAAGAASRQGCA from the coding sequence ATGTCGCCGCCCTTCGTCATCCTGATCCTGTCGCTGCTGCTCGGCCTGCAGCCGCTCACCACCGACCTCTACCTGCCGGCCCTGCCGGCGCTGACCAAGAGCTTCGGCACCGTGCCGGCGCAGGCCCAGCTTACGCTCACCGCGCTGCTGCTGGCCTTCGGCCTGTCGCAACTGGTGTGGGGGCCGGTGTCGGACCTGGTCGGGCGGCGCAAGGTGCTGCTCGCCGGCCTGGCGGGCTACACCGTGGCCGCCGTCGGCAGCACCCTTGCCGCGTCGATCGAGGCGCTGGTGCTGTGGCGCACCGTGCAGGGCGCCTGCATGGGCGCGGGCACGGTATGCGCGCGGGCGATCGTGCGCGACCTGTACGCACCCGAGGCAGGTGCGCGGGCGATGAGCAAGGGCCTGTCGGGGCTGGGTGTGGTCGCCTGCATCAGCCCGCCGCTGGGCGGCCTCGTCGCCGAACTGTTCGGCTGGCGCACGGCGCTGATGCTGCTGGCGCTGTTCGGCGGCGCCACGCTCTTCGTGGTCGCGCGCCGCTTCGAGGAGACGCTGCGGGAGCGCCGCCCCGCAGCGCTGCGGCCGGCGGTGCTGGCGGGCACGGCGAGGCAGATCCTCGGCAACGGCACCTTCTGGGCCTTCGCCCTGCTGTGCACCTCGTCGTTCGGCGGCCTGTTCTGCTTCCTGGCCTCGTCCTCGTTCATCTTCATCGGGCTGTTCGGTTTCTCCTCCACCGCCTACGGCATGGTGCTGCTGTCGCTGTCCGCCTGCTACATCGCCGGCACGATGCTGTGCCGGCGCCTGCTGGTGCGCATCGGCGTGACGCGCGCGGTACGGGTGGGCGGGCTGCTGTCGCTGAGCGGCGGCGGGCTGATGGCCGCGCTGCTGGTGGCCGGGGTGAACGACCCTTGGGCGGTGATGGCGCCGGCCTGGCTCTACATGCTCGGCCACGGCATCCACCAGCCCTGCGGGCAGAGCGGGGCGGTCGGTCCGTTCCCGCAGGCGGCCGGCACCGCCTCCGCGCTGGCGGGCTTCCTCATGATGGCGGTGGCGTTCGCATCCGGCGGCTGGGTGGGTGCGCACATGGACGGCACCGCGTCGCCGCTGATCGAGGGCATGGCGTTCTGGAGCGTGTCGGTGGCGCTGGTGGCGTGGGTCCTGGTGCGGCGTGTCGGCCCCCGGCATGAGCCCGCCGCGCCGTCGGCCGCCGGCGCGGCATCGCGGCAGGGATGCGCCTGA
- a CDS encoding LysR family transcriptional regulator, protein MRVFAAVVDGGSFAAAAERLGLSRAMASKYIAHLEEHLGTRLLHRTTRRLGLTESGAAYHERCTQILAEIAEAEASAVNLTVKPQGLLRVAMPVSFSVRHLGPLISGYLAKYPEVRIDATLSDRRVDLIEEGMDLALRAGPSPEPGLIAHRLATDRVVFCASPDYLRRHGVPASPADLQRHNCLLYSYSSSGSEWTLRGADGEQTVKVGGTVRANNGDMLLQLAADGVGLLRQPRFLVGDELRAGRLVEVLQHYTLDPIGIYAVYPSRKHLSAKIRTFVDHLAEHLPARLAG, encoded by the coding sequence ATGAGAGTCTTCGCCGCCGTCGTCGATGGCGGCAGCTTCGCCGCGGCGGCCGAGCGCCTGGGCCTGTCGCGGGCGATGGCGTCCAAGTACATCGCCCACCTGGAGGAACATCTCGGCACCCGCCTGCTGCACCGGACCACGCGCAGGCTGGGCCTGACGGAATCGGGCGCGGCCTATCACGAGCGCTGCACGCAGATCCTCGCCGAGATCGCCGAAGCCGAGGCCAGCGCCGTCAACCTGACGGTGAAGCCGCAGGGCCTGCTGCGCGTGGCGATGCCGGTCTCGTTCAGCGTCCGCCACCTGGGGCCGCTGATTTCGGGCTATCTCGCGAAATACCCGGAGGTGCGCATCGACGCCACGCTCAGCGACCGCCGCGTCGACCTCATTGAGGAAGGCATGGATCTCGCGCTGCGCGCCGGGCCCTCGCCCGAACCCGGGCTCATCGCCCACCGCCTCGCCACCGACCGCGTGGTGTTCTGCGCCTCGCCGGACTACCTGCGACGCCACGGCGTGCCGGCCTCGCCGGCCGATCTGCAGCGGCACAACTGCCTGCTCTACAGCTACTCCTCCTCCGGCAGCGAATGGACCCTGCGCGGCGCCGACGGCGAACAGACGGTGAAGGTGGGCGGCACCGTACGCGCCAACAACGGCGACATGCTGCTGCAACTGGCGGCCGATGGCGTCGGCCTGCTGCGCCAGCCGCGCTTCCTGGTCGGCGACGAGCTGCGCGCCGGGCGGCTGGTGGAGGTGCTGCAGCACTACACGCTCGACCCGATCGGCATCTACGCGGTCTATCCCAGCCGCAAGCACCTGTCGGCGAAGATCCGCACCTTCGTCGACCATCTGGCCGAACATCTGCCCGCCCGGCTCGCCGGCTGA
- a CDS encoding FAD-dependent oxidoreductase has protein sequence MKDPDGFDTDVLVVGSGPTGATTALALATYGVRVHMVSRWNWLADTPRAHITNQRAMEVLRDLGVEDEVRKYATPWEQMGDTLFATSLAGEEIARLRTWGTGDERHGDYVQGSPCTLLDVIQPKMEPILLKNAAERGTSVAFNTEYLGHEQDADGVTARLRDRLSGHEYSMRARYLVGADGARSQIVEELGLPLEGVMARAGTAYVIFRADLARYVAHRPSILHWIATSAAGFGEIGMGLLRAVRPWDEWIAGWGFDMADGEPDLSDEAMLGKIRTLVGDPQLEVELVRSSTWYVNQQHATAYSRGRVFCGGDAVHRHPPSSGLGSNTCMQDAFNLAWKLAYVIKGHAGPGLLDSYGAERVPVGRQIVARANQSRQDYAPLHACLRAEGGSDPVAAGLARLRAPTPEGVQVREALQKALELKNTEFNAQGVELNQRYESSAVIPDPAAGEEVWKRDRQLHLQATTRPGAKIPHAWLVDRRGLRVSTLDVTGKGRFTLLTGIAGQAWVRATQALDLPFLRTVVTGERGTADPYCAWQRVREIHEAGALLVRPDGHVAWRQGEAVWDDAEALRQLSAAIDAVLDRRG, from the coding sequence ATGAAGGACCCGGACGGTTTCGATACCGACGTGCTGGTGGTCGGCTCCGGCCCCACCGGCGCCACCACCGCGCTCGCGCTGGCCACCTACGGCGTGCGGGTGCACATGGTGTCCCGCTGGAACTGGCTGGCGGACACGCCGCGCGCCCACATCACCAACCAGCGCGCGATGGAGGTGCTGCGCGACCTCGGCGTGGAGGACGAGGTGCGCAAGTACGCCACGCCGTGGGAGCAGATGGGCGACACGCTGTTCGCCACCAGCCTCGCCGGCGAGGAGATCGCCCGCCTGCGCACCTGGGGCACCGGCGACGAGCGCCACGGCGACTACGTGCAGGGCAGTCCCTGCACGCTGCTCGACGTGATCCAGCCGAAGATGGAGCCCATCCTGCTGAAGAACGCCGCCGAGCGCGGCACCAGCGTGGCCTTCAACACCGAATACCTCGGCCACGAGCAGGACGCCGACGGCGTCACCGCGAGGCTCAGGGACCGCCTGTCCGGGCACGAGTACTCGATGCGCGCCCGCTACCTGGTGGGGGCGGACGGCGCGCGTTCGCAGATCGTCGAGGAACTCGGCCTGCCGCTGGAAGGCGTCATGGCGCGCGCCGGCACCGCCTACGTGATCTTCCGCGCCGACCTCGCCCGCTACGTCGCTCACCGCCCCAGCATCCTGCACTGGATCGCGACCTCGGCCGCCGGTTTCGGCGAGATCGGCATGGGCCTGCTGCGCGCGGTGCGACCGTGGGACGAATGGATCGCCGGCTGGGGCTTCGACATGGCCGACGGCGAACCCGACCTGTCGGACGAAGCCATGCTGGGCAAGATCCGCACCCTGGTCGGCGACCCGCAACTGGAAGTGGAACTGGTGCGCAGCTCGACCTGGTACGTCAACCAGCAGCACGCCACCGCGTATTCCAGGGGCCGCGTGTTCTGCGGCGGCGACGCGGTGCACCGCCATCCGCCGTCGAGCGGCCTGGGCTCCAATACCTGCATGCAGGACGCGTTCAACCTGGCGTGGAAGCTCGCCTACGTGATCAAGGGCCACGCCGGCCCCGGCCTGCTCGACAGCTACGGCGCCGAGCGCGTGCCGGTGGGCCGGCAGATCGTGGCCCGCGCCAACCAGTCGCGGCAGGACTACGCGCCGCTGCACGCATGCCTCCGCGCCGAAGGCGGCAGCGATCCGGTGGCCGCCGGGCTGGCCCGTCTGCGCGCGCCCACGCCCGAGGGCGTGCAGGTCCGCGAGGCGCTGCAGAAGGCGCTGGAGCTGAAGAACACCGAGTTCAACGCGCAGGGCGTGGAGCTGAACCAGCGCTACGAATCCTCCGCGGTGATCCCCGACCCCGCCGCCGGCGAGGAGGTCTGGAAGCGCGACCGCCAGCTCCATCTCCAGGCCACCACGCGGCCGGGCGCGAAGATCCCGCACGCCTGGCTGGTCGACCGGCGCGGGCTGCGCGTGTCGACGCTGGACGTCACCGGCAAGGGCCGGTTCACGCTGCTGACCGGCATCGCCGGCCAGGCTTGGGTACGCGCCACGCAAGCGCTGGATCTGCCCTTCCTGCGCACCGTCGTCACCGGCGAGCGCGGCACCGCCGACCCGTACTGCGCCTGGCAGCGGGTGCGCGAGATCCACGAGGCCGGCGCCCTGCTGGTGCGGCCGGACGGCCATGTCGCATGGCGCCAGGGCGAAGCCGTGTGGGACGACGCCGAGGCGCTGCGCCAGCTCTCCGCCGCCATCGATGCGGTGCTCGACCGCCGCGGCTAG
- a CDS encoding AraC family transcriptional regulator, whose amino-acid sequence MSAKPSVLAPLYGNCLFRSDERVEAHEYVARELIDHVLRWKRGRPDVAMYKGQANRLQVYLLRYGAEVEVTPRPFDDFALVHTSLLGAAEIEADGNRIELAEGRTAVLAPRRRLLLRWYPGTEQLIVKVPHALMREAAAGEEDQPLGLAPGFMFARTHGVQWGLLLQSLLNMTAMSGEPGGEGMNRAWLDHFERNLALFMLSHQPDGLPATEQAATGPGGATPVDDAGTAPLRDAGDARMAALMEYMEARLCAPITLEDLARAAGTSVRTLNQLCHRHHGVTPMDLLRNLRLDAVHARLRLQPDLGITETALAFGFGHPGRFAQYYQERFDELPRQTQARMKA is encoded by the coding sequence ATGTCCGCCAAGCCCAGCGTCCTTGCCCCGCTGTATGGAAACTGCCTCTTCCGTTCCGACGAGCGCGTGGAGGCGCACGAATACGTCGCGCGCGAACTGATCGACCATGTGCTGCGCTGGAAGCGGGGGCGGCCCGACGTCGCGATGTACAAGGGCCAGGCGAACCGCCTGCAGGTCTACCTGCTGCGGTACGGCGCCGAGGTCGAAGTGACGCCGCGTCCGTTCGACGACTTCGCGCTGGTGCACACCTCGCTGCTCGGCGCCGCCGAGATCGAGGCGGACGGCAACCGCATCGAACTGGCCGAAGGCAGGACGGCCGTGCTGGCGCCGCGGCGGCGCCTGCTGCTGCGCTGGTATCCGGGCACCGAGCAACTGATCGTGAAAGTGCCGCACGCATTGATGCGGGAGGCCGCCGCCGGCGAGGAAGACCAGCCGCTCGGCCTCGCGCCGGGCTTCATGTTCGCGCGCACACACGGCGTGCAGTGGGGCCTGCTGCTGCAGTCGCTGCTGAACATGACGGCGATGTCCGGCGAGCCGGGCGGCGAGGGCATGAACCGGGCGTGGCTCGACCACTTCGAACGCAATCTCGCCCTCTTCATGCTCTCGCACCAGCCTGACGGCCTTCCTGCCACGGAGCAGGCCGCGACGGGCCCCGGCGGCGCGACGCCGGTTGACGACGCGGGCACGGCGCCGCTGCGCGATGCCGGCGACGCGCGCATGGCGGCGCTGATGGAATACATGGAAGCGCGCCTGTGCGCGCCGATCACGCTCGAAGACCTCGCCCGCGCGGCCGGCACCAGCGTGCGCACGCTGAACCAGCTCTGCCACCGCCACCACGGCGTCACGCCGATGGACCTGCTGCGCAATCTGCGGCTGGACGCGGTGCATGCGCGGCTGCGGCTGCAGCCCGACCTCGGCATCACCGAAACCGCGCTGGCCTTCGGCTTCGGCCATCCGGGCCGCTTCGCGCAGTACTACCAGGAGCGCTTCGACGAACTGCCGCGCCAGACCCAGGCCAGGATGAAGGCGTGA
- the benC gene encoding benzoate 1,2-dioxygenase electron transfer component BenC yields the protein MSHTIALDFEDGVTRFIKCSGSESVVDAAYRQGINIPMDCREGACAACKCRVESGSYALGEYIEDALSGDEAAQGYALACQMRPTSDCVVRIPADSSVCKTRQESYTAQIREVRRLSDNTFSLVLQGDALQKLLFLPGQYANLQVPGDGAHHRAYSFSSMDPGGDTVSFLIRNVPDGLMSGYLAERARPGEAMTLTGPFGSFYLRPVQRPVLMLAGGTGLAPFLAMLDRIAAAGGNPHPIHLIYGVNTDGDVVETARLDAFTRLIPNFSYAVCVVDENSGHPRKGYVMQHIEPARLNGGEVDIYLCGPPPMVEAVARHLREIGVESASFHYEKFAASTA from the coding sequence ATGAGCCACACCATCGCGCTGGATTTCGAAGACGGCGTGACCCGCTTCATCAAGTGCAGCGGCAGCGAATCCGTCGTCGATGCCGCCTACCGCCAGGGCATCAACATTCCCATGGATTGCCGCGAGGGCGCCTGTGCCGCGTGCAAGTGCCGCGTCGAATCGGGCAGCTATGCGCTCGGCGAATACATCGAAGACGCGCTGAGCGGGGACGAGGCGGCGCAGGGCTACGCCCTGGCCTGTCAGATGCGGCCGACGTCCGACTGCGTCGTGCGCATTCCCGCCGACTCCTCGGTGTGCAAGACGCGCCAGGAAAGCTACACCGCGCAGATCAGGGAGGTGCGCCGGCTGTCGGACAACACCTTCTCGCTCGTCCTGCAGGGCGACGCGCTGCAGAAGCTGCTCTTCCTGCCCGGCCAGTACGCCAACCTGCAGGTGCCCGGCGACGGCGCGCACCACCGCGCCTATTCGTTCAGCTCGATGGACCCCGGCGGCGACACGGTCTCGTTCCTGATCCGCAACGTCCCCGACGGGCTGATGAGCGGCTACCTGGCCGAACGCGCGCGGCCGGGCGAGGCGATGACCCTCACCGGCCCCTTCGGCAGCTTCTACCTGCGCCCCGTCCAGCGCCCGGTGCTGATGCTCGCCGGCGGCACCGGCCTGGCGCCGTTCCTGGCGATGCTCGACAGGATCGCCGCGGCCGGCGGCAACCCGCACCCGATCCACCTGATCTACGGCGTCAACACCGACGGCGACGTGGTCGAGACCGCGCGCCTGGACGCCTTCACGCGCCTGATCCCGAACTTCAGCTACGCCGTCTGCGTGGTCGACGAGAACAGCGGCCACCCGCGCAAGGGCTACGTCATGCAGCACATCGAGCCCGCCCGCCTCAACGGCGGCGAGGTCGACATCTACCTGTGCGGACCGCCGCCGATGGTCGAAGCGGTGGCCCGGCACCTGCGCGAGATCGGCGTCGAGTCGGCCTCGTTCCACTACGAGAAGTTCGCCGCCAGCACCGCCTGA
- a CDS encoding TerC family protein, whose translation MVDIFSASFLVALLQIILIDILLGGDNAVVIALACRRLPPDKRRQGILWGVAGAIGLRVVLIFFALQLLAVPWLKVAGALLLFWIGIKLLQPEDGGHGEVAAPATLAGAIKTIVVADAVMSLDNVIAVAGAANGSLALVVFGILVSIPIVVWGSQFVLKMMDRFPMVITGGGALLGWIGGGMIVGDPALPPDLFAAVPYAKYLASALGAVLVVAAGRLLARRSRQAAECPGEEPAEPAPETV comes from the coding sequence ATGGTCGACATATTCTCGGCGAGTTTCCTCGTCGCGCTGCTGCAGATCATCCTCATCGACATCCTGCTCGGCGGCGACAACGCGGTGGTCATCGCGCTGGCCTGCCGCCGGCTGCCGCCCGACAAGCGCAGGCAGGGCATCCTGTGGGGCGTTGCCGGCGCCATCGGGTTGCGCGTGGTGCTGATCTTCTTCGCGCTGCAACTGCTGGCGGTGCCTTGGCTGAAGGTGGCGGGCGCGCTGCTGCTGTTCTGGATCGGCATCAAGCTGCTGCAGCCCGAGGACGGCGGGCATGGCGAGGTCGCCGCGCCGGCCACGCTGGCCGGCGCCATCAAGACCATCGTCGTCGCCGACGCGGTGATGAGCCTGGACAACGTCATCGCCGTCGCCGGCGCGGCCAATGGCAGCCTCGCGCTGGTGGTGTTCGGCATCCTCGTGTCCATCCCCATCGTCGTGTGGGGCAGCCAGTTCGTGCTGAAGATGATGGACCGCTTCCCGATGGTCATCACCGGCGGCGGCGCGCTGCTCGGCTGGATCGGCGGCGGCATGATCGTCGGCGATCCGGCCCTGCCGCCCGACCTGTTCGCGGCGGTGCCGTACGCGAAATACCTCGCCTCGGCGCTCGGCGCCGTCCTCGTGGTGGCGGCCGGCAGGCTGCTTGCGCGGCGTTCCCGGCAGGCGGCGGAATGCCCCGGCGAAGAACCGGCCGAGCCGGCGCCGGAGACCGTCTGA
- a CDS encoding MFS transporter has translation MRQIDVHKLADDARFNGFHGLVLLWCALIIVFDGYDLAVAGIALPSIMKEMGVDATSAGYSLGSALTFVLVLNAGAIAGAVGGGWLADRFHIKHVLVGMYLLAAASITLLGYKLPTGMLYLVVALAGASTIGTQIVTCAYCGQFYPMAVRSTGLGFMLGIGRAGAILAPIVIGTLVGMALPLQQNFVAIAIPAVIAAAALTLIDHRRSASAHHEDVSAEVPDAAPERALAAGTSSR, from the coding sequence ATGCGTCAGATCGATGTACACAAGCTGGCGGACGACGCCCGCTTCAACGGATTCCACGGCCTCGTGCTGCTGTGGTGCGCGCTCATCATCGTCTTCGACGGCTACGACCTGGCGGTGGCCGGCATCGCGCTGCCGTCCATCATGAAGGAGATGGGCGTCGATGCGACCAGCGCCGGCTACAGCCTGGGCTCGGCGCTGACCTTCGTGCTGGTGCTCAACGCCGGCGCCATCGCCGGCGCGGTGGGCGGCGGCTGGCTGGCCGATCGCTTCCACATCAAGCACGTGCTGGTGGGCATGTACCTGCTGGCGGCGGCGTCGATCACGCTGCTCGGCTACAAGCTGCCGACCGGGATGCTGTACCTGGTGGTCGCGCTGGCCGGGGCCTCGACCATCGGCACGCAGATCGTGACCTGCGCCTATTGCGGCCAGTTCTACCCGATGGCGGTGCGCTCCACCGGCCTGGGCTTCATGCTCGGCATCGGCCGCGCCGGCGCCATCCTCGCGCCCATCGTCATCGGCACGCTGGTCGGCATGGCGCTGCCGCTGCAGCAGAACTTCGTCGCCATCGCCATCCCGGCGGTGATCGCGGCGGCCGCGTTGACGCTGATCGACCACCGCCGCTCGGCCTCGGCGCATCACGAGGACGTCAGCGCCGAGGTGCCCGACGCGGCGCCGGAGCGTGCGCTGGCGGCCGGCACTTCCAGCCGCTGA
- a CDS encoding Bug family tripartite tricarboxylate transporter substrate binding protein, with protein sequence MSRISESRSSNPFRALCGLALASALAGTAAQAADFPSRPVTIYTVSAPGSGPDVLLRFMGGKLEKSWKQKVRVENRPGGAGFLAIGAARREAADGHALLELECEHLTALQHLYPKRNFNALTVFDPVTALLKTPFMLAVSSKSPWTSVNDLISASARTPDEITYGSWGVGSAGHLGGELLELSAGVKTAHLPFQDVGQLYNAVAKGHVSWSFASIPSSLEAYREGGIRYLAVAAPRRIDLFPNVPTIAEAGGPAGVTVESCAVIVAPRGVPGAVRERIHRDVQQVLAEPEVREKLRGFAYEPLTWSAEEIRRNAEQRSREYESLIRRANIRLD encoded by the coding sequence ATGAGCCGCATATCCGAATCCCGTTCCTCCAACCCCTTCCGCGCCCTGTGCGGCCTGGCGCTGGCATCGGCGCTGGCCGGCACGGCGGCGCAGGCCGCCGACTTCCCGTCGCGGCCGGTCACGATCTACACCGTATCGGCACCGGGCAGCGGACCGGACGTCCTGCTGCGCTTCATGGGCGGCAAGCTGGAGAAGTCGTGGAAGCAGAAGGTGAGGGTGGAGAACCGGCCGGGCGGTGCGGGCTTCCTCGCCATCGGCGCCGCCCGCCGCGAGGCGGCCGACGGCCACGCCCTGCTGGAGCTGGAATGCGAGCACCTGACCGCGCTGCAGCACCTCTACCCGAAGCGCAACTTCAACGCGCTGACCGTCTTCGATCCGGTCACCGCGCTGCTGAAGACGCCCTTCATGCTGGCGGTGTCGAGCAAGTCGCCGTGGACCAGCGTGAACGACCTGATCTCGGCCTCCGCCAGGACGCCGGACGAGATCACCTATGGTTCCTGGGGCGTCGGCAGCGCGGGGCACCTGGGTGGCGAACTGCTGGAACTGAGCGCCGGCGTGAAGACCGCCCACCTGCCGTTCCAGGACGTCGGCCAGCTCTACAACGCGGTGGCCAAGGGCCACGTGTCGTGGAGTTTCGCCAGCATTCCGTCCAGCCTCGAGGCGTATCGCGAAGGCGGCATCCGCTACCTCGCGGTGGCCGCGCCCAGGCGGATCGACCTGTTTCCCAACGTGCCGACCATCGCCGAGGCGGGCGGCCCGGCCGGCGTCACCGTCGAGTCGTGCGCGGTCATCGTCGCGCCCCGGGGCGTACCCGGGGCGGTGCGCGAACGCATCCACCGCGACGTGCAGCAGGTGCTCGCCGAACCCGAGGTGCGCGAGAAGCTGCGCGGCTTCGCCTACGAGCCGCTGACCTGGTCGGCCGAGGAGATCCGCCGCAACGCCGAGCAGCGCTCGCGCGAGTATGAAAGCCTGATCCGGCGCGCCAACATCCGGCTCGACTGA
- a CDS encoding MarR family winged helix-turn-helix transcriptional regulator, giving the protein MPAKKKISRFLPDSEAFRYEDFPFYWLARVHGIYALEMERVLKKLGTDIPTRRVLMMLRLHGTVSVSELATHSIIKLSTLTRIIQRMREEGLVETKTNAEDARITDVHITQKGEELADRIQQATRKIFVKGYQGLTESQLTKFTETLQVIFRNFADD; this is encoded by the coding sequence ATGCCCGCGAAGAAGAAGATCAGCCGCTTTCTGCCCGACAGCGAAGCCTTTCGCTACGAGGATTTCCCGTTCTACTGGCTCGCCCGGGTGCATGGCATCTACGCGCTCGAGATGGAACGGGTACTGAAGAAGCTCGGCACCGACATCCCGACCCGCCGCGTGCTGATGATGCTGCGCCTGCACGGCACCGTCAGCGTGTCGGAGCTGGCGACGCATTCCATCATCAAGCTGTCCACGCTGACCCGCATCATCCAGCGCATGCGCGAGGAGGGCCTGGTCGAGACGAAGACCAATGCCGAGGATGCGCGCATCACCGATGTCCACATCACGCAGAAGGGCGAGGAACTCGCCGACCGCATCCAGCAGGCGACGAGGAAGATCTTCGTGAAGGGCTACCAGGGCCTGACGGAATCGCAACTGACGAAGTTCACCGAGACCCTGCAGGTGATCTTCCGCAACTTCGCCGACGACTGA
- a CDS encoding trimeric intracellular cation channel family protein — translation MDNLLYWVGLAAVAVNALTGVLDAGRKNMDIIGVVMVGGATALGGGTVRDILLDRTVFWINDQTYLVAALATTVATFFAVRGLRLPARLFLIPDAVGLALFTVVGTQIALEWQAPWLAASLLGVITGVVGGVLRDVLCNDVPLVFVRSELYASAAWAGALSLVGLQRLGVPPVLAAWCAMALIFAVRLLAIVFRITLPTYAERK, via the coding sequence ATGGACAACCTGCTCTACTGGGTCGGCCTCGCCGCCGTGGCGGTCAATGCGCTGACCGGCGTGCTCGATGCCGGGCGCAAGAACATGGACATCATCGGCGTCGTCATGGTGGGCGGCGCCACCGCGCTGGGCGGCGGCACGGTGCGCGACATCCTGCTCGACCGCACGGTGTTCTGGATCAACGACCAGACCTACCTGGTGGCCGCCCTGGCCACCACGGTGGCCACCTTCTTCGCGGTGCGCGGCCTGCGGCTCCCGGCGCGCCTGTTCCTGATCCCGGACGCGGTCGGCCTGGCCCTCTTCACCGTCGTCGGCACGCAGATCGCGCTCGAATGGCAGGCGCCCTGGCTGGCGGCGAGCCTGCTTGGCGTCATCACCGGCGTGGTCGGCGGCGTGCTGCGCGACGTGCTGTGCAACGACGTCCCGCTGGTCTTCGTGCGCAGCGAACTCTATGCCTCGGCGGCCTGGGCCGGCGCGCTGTCGCTGGTCGGGCTGCAGCGGCTCGGCGTGCCGCCGGTGCTCGCCGCCTGGTGCGCGATGGCGCTGATCTTCGCCGTGCGCCTGCTCGCCATCGTCTTCCGCATCACGCTGCCGACCTACGCCGAGCGCAAGTAG